The Paludisphaera rhizosphaerae genome includes a region encoding these proteins:
- a CDS encoding 2-hydroxyacid dehydrogenase, with the protein MKPDVLMIRASTPAVTEALERRFAVHKLWEAKDRDAFLKEVGPAIRGIATDGGAGASAELMRALPKLEIVAVNGVGVDAVDLAYARERGIVVANTPDVLTEDVADLALVLLLAAGREIVAGDAHVRTGAWEREGNRPLARRVNGKRAGIIGLGRIGRAVARRLEAMNMPIAYHNRRPIESPYVYYSDPIALAKDVDCLIVTAAGGDASRGLVSREVIEALGPDGILVNVARGSVVDQDALTDALRDGRLGAAGLDVFVDEPRVPEALRSLPNAVFQPHQGSATFETRAAMGDLVVRNLEAHFAGRLLPTPVRL; encoded by the coding sequence ATGAAGCCCGACGTGCTGATGATCCGAGCCTCGACCCCCGCCGTGACCGAGGCTCTCGAAAGGCGGTTCGCCGTCCACAAGCTCTGGGAAGCAAAGGACCGCGACGCCTTCCTGAAGGAGGTCGGCCCGGCGATTCGCGGCATCGCGACGGACGGCGGAGCCGGAGCTTCGGCCGAGTTGATGCGGGCTCTCCCAAAGCTGGAGATCGTGGCGGTGAACGGGGTCGGCGTCGACGCCGTCGATCTCGCCTACGCCAGGGAGCGAGGGATCGTCGTCGCCAACACGCCCGACGTGCTGACCGAGGACGTGGCCGACCTGGCGCTCGTCCTGTTGCTGGCCGCGGGCCGCGAAATCGTCGCCGGCGACGCCCACGTCCGCACGGGCGCGTGGGAACGCGAAGGGAATCGGCCGTTGGCGAGGCGGGTCAACGGCAAGCGGGCGGGGATCATCGGCCTGGGCCGGATCGGCCGCGCGGTCGCCCGTCGGTTGGAGGCGATGAACATGCCGATCGCCTACCACAACCGACGGCCGATCGAGTCCCCCTACGTCTACTATTCCGACCCCATCGCTCTGGCGAAGGACGTCGACTGCCTGATCGTCACGGCCGCCGGCGGCGACGCCAGCCGAGGATTGGTGAGTCGCGAGGTGATCGAGGCTCTGGGGCCGGACGGCATCCTGGTGAACGTCGCCCGCGGCTCGGTCGTCGATCAGGACGCTCTGACCGACGCCCTCCGCGACGGTCGGCTGGGCGCTGCGGGCCTCGACGTCTTCGTGGACGAGCCTCGGGTGCCGGAGGCGCTGAGGTCGCTCCCGAACGCCGTTTTTCAGCCCCACCAGGGGAGCGCGACCTTCGAGACTCGCGCAGCGATGGGCGATCTGGTCGTCCGCAATCTGGAGGCCCACTTCGCCGGCCGGCTCCTGCCGACTCCGGTGCGGCTCTGA
- a CDS encoding SDR family oxidoreductase: MSDRLFNLTGKRILITGSNGGLGLAIAGGLGRLGASVILNGRDEAKLNAAVDGLRSTGLDVAAARFDVTSEAEVASAIDGLEAEAPIDVLINNAGIQRRVRLDEITLEVWEEVLRTNLTSAMLMGRQVARGMITRQRGKIVNICSVMSDLGRTTTGAYTAAKGGLKMLTRAMCADWGPLGLQINAIGPGYFATEMTQPLIENPEFNAWVVNRTPARRWGEPSDLVGASAFFSSAASDFVNGQILYVDGGMTTVL; encoded by the coding sequence ATGAGCGATCGACTGTTCAACCTGACCGGAAAACGCATCCTGATCACCGGGTCTAACGGGGGACTCGGCCTGGCGATCGCCGGCGGTCTGGGACGGCTGGGGGCGTCGGTCATTCTCAACGGCCGCGACGAGGCCAAGCTGAACGCGGCGGTCGACGGCCTCCGCTCCACCGGCCTGGACGTCGCCGCAGCCCGATTCGACGTGACCTCCGAGGCCGAAGTCGCCTCTGCGATCGACGGCCTGGAAGCCGAGGCCCCGATCGACGTCCTGATCAACAACGCCGGCATCCAGCGCCGGGTACGGCTGGACGAGATCACCCTGGAGGTCTGGGAGGAAGTCCTGCGGACGAACCTGACCAGCGCGATGCTGATGGGGCGGCAGGTCGCGCGGGGGATGATCACCCGGCAGCGGGGGAAGATCGTCAACATCTGCTCGGTGATGAGCGATCTCGGCCGGACGACCACCGGAGCGTACACGGCCGCGAAGGGAGGCCTCAAGATGCTGACCCGCGCCATGTGCGCCGATTGGGGGCCGCTCGGCCTCCAGATCAACGCGATCGGACCGGGTTACTTCGCCACCGAGATGACCCAACCGCTGATCGAGAACCCCGAGTTCAACGCCTGGGTCGTCAACCGCACCCCCGCCCGACGCTGGGGGGAACCGAGCGACCTCGTCGGCGCCTCCGCCTTCTTCAGTTCGGCGGCCTCCGACTTCGTAAACGGCCAGATCCTCTACGTGGACGGCGGCATGACCACGGTGCTCTGA
- the cimA gene encoding citramalate synthase has protein sequence MTRIAIYDTTLRDGSQGEGVNFSLQDKLLITAKLDELGVDYVEGGYPLSNPKDAAYFRAVRDLDLEHAKVAAFGMTRRRDIAAEDDTGMKALVAAGTSVVTVVGKTWDLHAREVLGVSLEENLRMIGDSVAFLAANVAEVVYDAEHFFDGFRRNPEYALETIRKAAESGASWIVLCDTNGGTLPEQVAEAVEAVGRAVSVSLGIHTHNDGELAVANSLAAVRQGARQVQGTINGLGERCGNADLCSVIGNLSLKYPGMEVLAPGKLARLTEASRYVYETANMNFRPGQAFVGSSAFAHKGGMHVHGVRKIASSYEHIDPTTVGNERRILVSELSGKSNIAEKLAEHDLDQDQALLTKVLDRVQDLENEGYQFEAAEASFVLLVEKLAGRHHEAFESRGFRVSVAGDGESDALTEATVKLRVGETVEHTVGEGDGPVDALDNALRKALEHHFPGLRTMHLVDYKVRVINARAGTAAKVRVVIESSDQDAVWGTIGVSENVIEASWLALLDAFEYKLSKDARKPRPARVEAAAAP, from the coding sequence ATGACGCGAATTGCGATCTACGACACCACCTTGCGCGACGGCAGTCAGGGCGAGGGGGTCAACTTCTCGCTCCAGGACAAGCTCCTGATCACGGCGAAGCTCGACGAGTTGGGCGTCGATTACGTCGAGGGGGGCTATCCTCTCTCCAACCCCAAGGACGCCGCCTACTTCCGTGCGGTCCGGGACCTGGACCTGGAGCATGCGAAGGTCGCCGCGTTCGGCATGACCCGCCGCCGCGACATCGCCGCCGAGGACGACACGGGGATGAAGGCCCTGGTCGCGGCCGGGACGTCCGTCGTAACGGTCGTCGGCAAGACGTGGGATCTGCACGCCCGTGAAGTGCTGGGGGTCTCCCTGGAGGAGAACCTCCGGATGATCGGCGACTCGGTGGCCTTCCTCGCCGCCAACGTGGCCGAGGTCGTCTACGACGCCGAGCACTTCTTCGACGGCTTCCGCCGCAACCCCGAATACGCCCTGGAAACGATCCGCAAGGCCGCCGAATCGGGCGCGTCGTGGATCGTCCTTTGCGATACCAATGGCGGGACACTGCCGGAGCAGGTCGCCGAGGCCGTCGAAGCGGTCGGTCGCGCGGTGTCCGTCTCTTTGGGGATTCACACCCACAACGACGGCGAGTTGGCCGTGGCCAACTCGCTGGCCGCTGTCCGACAGGGTGCGCGGCAGGTCCAGGGGACGATCAACGGCCTGGGCGAGCGATGCGGCAACGCCGACCTTTGCAGCGTGATCGGCAACCTGTCGCTGAAGTATCCCGGGATGGAAGTCCTGGCGCCCGGCAAGCTGGCGAGACTGACCGAAGCCTCGCGGTACGTCTACGAGACGGCCAACATGAACTTCCGCCCCGGCCAGGCGTTCGTGGGGTCGAGCGCCTTCGCCCACAAGGGGGGAATGCACGTCCACGGCGTTCGAAAGATCGCCTCCAGCTACGAGCACATCGACCCGACGACCGTCGGCAACGAACGCCGGATTCTCGTCAGCGAGCTATCCGGCAAGTCGAACATCGCCGAGAAGCTCGCCGAGCACGACCTGGACCAGGATCAGGCGCTGCTGACGAAAGTCCTCGACCGCGTGCAGGATCTTGAGAACGAGGGGTATCAGTTCGAGGCGGCCGAGGCGTCGTTCGTACTGCTGGTGGAGAAGCTCGCCGGCCGGCACCACGAGGCGTTCGAGAGCCGCGGTTTCCGCGTCAGCGTGGCCGGCGACGGCGAGAGCGACGCCCTCACCGAGGCGACGGTGAAGCTCCGCGTCGGCGAGACCGTCGAGCACACCGTCGGCGAGGGAGACGGCCCGGTCGACGCTCTGGACAACGCCCTCCGCAAGGCGCTGGAGCACCATTTCCCCGGCCTGCGGACGATGCACCTGGTCGATTACAAGGTCCGCGTCATTAACGCCCGGGCCGGCACCGCGGCCAAGGTCCGCGTCGTGATCGAAAGCTCCGACCAGGACGCCGTCTGGGGAACTATCGGCGTCTCCGAGAACGTCATCGAGGCCAGTTGGCTAGCCCTGCTGGACGCTTTTGAATACAAGCTATCCAAGGACGCCCGCAAACCCCGCCCCGCCCGCGTCGAGGCCGCCGCCGCCCCCTAA
- a CDS encoding valine--tRNA ligase, with protein MNINEIPKQYDPKDAQDRWYPVWMERGYFHADPSCDKPPYCIVIPPPNVTGALHLGHALNNTLQDVLIRWRRMQGWDCLWMPGTDHAGIATQAVVERRLLEEQKLTRHDVGREALVEKIWAWKDEYEKRILGQLRLMGCSCDWERTRFTLDEVCSQAVRRTFFNLFKAGKIFRGKRLVNWDVQLRTAVADDEIYYEDKPGKLWTIKYPVSGSEESLHVATTRPETMLGDTAVAVHPDDPRYKHLIGKTLDLPLTDRKIPVIGDAILVDPKFGTGCVKVTPAHDPNDYQTGQRHGLEMINLLNPDGTFNANAGPKYAGLDRVVVRKRVLADLEATGLLEKEEPYNVRLNYSDRSKTPIEPYLSDQWFVRMADDADGSPGFAQQAIDAVSSGKVRITPERYAKSYADWLGEKRDWCISRQLWWGHRIPIWYCSTCSADDLELAFGGRSDVFWTEAEAGGWLICAEHDLKADAVPGHTLTQDPDVLDTWFSSALWPHSTLGWPDDTPELRKYYPTSVLSTARDIITLWVARMVIFGQFNVHEVPFRDVYIHPVIQDGNGKRMSKSAGNGVDPVDIIEAYGADALRYTLAAGATETQDLRMPVEKLKLPDGREINTSDRFEQGRNFGNKVWNVARLVMMNLEGYQPAPVDVASLPVEDRWILAELDATVAATTEHLDAFRFAEAAKGLRDFCWGEFCDWYVEFVKNRLRDPESRPVAQRVAAAVLDSLCRLLHPIMPFLTEQIWAPLGELAPIRGVPTPAPADTHVCVAAWPVVKGLQDSEALETVQQWREKIQVIRNLRAERNVPKDAKISPQIIAENAVAARLRQGEEIIKSLTGSVALVIQGIAASPLPTDPPTHDEERKGGSDLALGNISLSATGTYNPPQSDSAVTVLTDAKVVLPLEGLIDKEAERAKLKKSLADLDKQIAPLKGKLSNEGFVSRAPADVVTASRAKLAELEAQRASVAGLLESA; from the coding sequence ATGAACATCAACGAAATCCCCAAGCAGTACGACCCGAAAGACGCTCAGGACCGCTGGTATCCGGTCTGGATGGAGCGAGGGTACTTCCACGCCGATCCGTCCTGCGACAAGCCGCCTTACTGCATCGTCATCCCGCCGCCGAACGTCACGGGGGCCCTGCACCTGGGCCACGCGCTGAACAACACGCTCCAGGACGTGCTCATCCGTTGGCGTCGGATGCAGGGCTGGGACTGCCTCTGGATGCCCGGAACCGACCACGCCGGCATCGCCACCCAGGCCGTCGTCGAACGCCGGCTGTTGGAGGAGCAGAAGCTCACCCGCCACGACGTCGGCCGCGAGGCGCTCGTCGAGAAGATCTGGGCCTGGAAGGACGAGTACGAGAAGCGGATCCTCGGCCAGCTTCGGCTGATGGGCTGCTCGTGCGACTGGGAACGCACCCGGTTCACGCTTGACGAGGTCTGCTCTCAGGCCGTCCGGCGGACGTTCTTCAACCTGTTCAAGGCCGGCAAGATCTTCCGCGGCAAGCGGCTGGTGAACTGGGACGTCCAGCTCCGCACGGCCGTCGCCGACGACGAGATCTACTACGAGGACAAGCCGGGCAAGCTCTGGACGATCAAGTATCCGGTCTCCGGCTCCGAGGAGTCCCTGCACGTCGCCACCACGCGTCCCGAGACGATGCTCGGCGACACCGCCGTGGCCGTCCACCCGGATGACCCTCGCTACAAGCACCTGATCGGCAAGACCCTCGACCTGCCGCTGACCGACCGCAAGATCCCCGTGATCGGCGATGCCATCCTTGTGGATCCGAAGTTCGGCACCGGCTGCGTGAAAGTCACCCCTGCGCATGACCCGAACGACTACCAGACGGGCCAGCGGCACGGGCTGGAGATGATCAACCTGCTCAACCCCGACGGTACGTTCAACGCGAACGCCGGCCCGAAGTACGCCGGACTCGACCGCGTGGTCGTGCGCAAGCGGGTGCTCGCCGACCTGGAAGCCACCGGCCTCCTCGAGAAGGAAGAGCCGTACAACGTGCGGCTCAACTACTCCGACCGCAGCAAGACCCCGATCGAGCCCTATCTGTCCGACCAGTGGTTCGTTCGGATGGCCGACGACGCCGATGGCTCCCCCGGCTTCGCCCAGCAGGCCATCGACGCCGTGTCTTCCGGCAAGGTGAGGATCACCCCCGAGCGCTACGCCAAGAGCTACGCCGACTGGCTCGGCGAGAAGCGCGACTGGTGCATCAGTCGACAGCTCTGGTGGGGACATCGCATCCCCATCTGGTACTGCTCGACCTGTTCGGCCGACGACCTCGAGTTGGCCTTTGGCGGCCGGTCCGACGTCTTCTGGACCGAGGCCGAAGCCGGCGGCTGGCTCATCTGCGCCGAGCATGACCTGAAGGCCGACGCCGTCCCCGGCCACACCCTGACGCAGGATCCCGACGTCCTGGATACCTGGTTCAGCTCGGCCCTCTGGCCGCACTCGACGTTGGGCTGGCCCGACGACACGCCCGAGTTGCGCAAGTATTACCCGACGAGCGTCCTCTCGACGGCTCGCGACATTATCACCCTGTGGGTCGCCCGCATGGTGATCTTCGGCCAGTTCAACGTCCACGAGGTCCCGTTCCGCGACGTCTACATCCACCCCGTGATCCAGGACGGCAACGGCAAGCGGATGTCGAAGTCGGCCGGCAACGGCGTGGACCCCGTCGACATCATCGAGGCCTACGGGGCCGACGCTCTGCGCTACACCCTGGCCGCCGGCGCAACCGAAACCCAGGATCTCCGCATGCCCGTCGAGAAGCTCAAGCTCCCCGACGGCCGCGAGATCAACACCTCGGACCGCTTCGAGCAGGGCCGCAACTTCGGCAACAAGGTCTGGAACGTCGCCCGCCTGGTGATGATGAACCTGGAAGGCTATCAGCCTGCCCCGGTGGACGTGGCGAGCCTCCCCGTCGAGGATCGCTGGATCCTCGCCGAGCTGGACGCGACCGTCGCCGCGACGACCGAGCACCTCGACGCCTTCCGGTTCGCCGAGGCCGCCAAGGGTCTGCGCGACTTCTGCTGGGGCGAGTTCTGCGACTGGTACGTCGAGTTCGTCAAGAACCGTCTGCGCGATCCCGAATCCCGCCCGGTCGCCCAGCGCGTGGCGGCGGCGGTGCTCGACTCGCTTTGCCGGCTCTTGCACCCGATCATGCCGTTCCTCACCGAGCAGATCTGGGCCCCGCTCGGCGAACTGGCTCCGATCCGAGGCGTCCCCACGCCAGCGCCCGCCGATACGCACGTCTGCGTGGCCGCCTGGCCAGTTGTCAAAGGATTGCAAGACAGCGAGGCTCTCGAGACAGTGCAGCAGTGGAGAGAAAAAATCCAAGTCATTCGCAACTTAAGAGCTGAGCGCAACGTCCCTAAGGATGCAAAAATTTCTCCGCAGATCATCGCCGAAAATGCAGTTGCTGCACGGCTTCGCCAAGGCGAAGAGATCATCAAATCGCTAACGGGTTCAGTCGCGCTAGTTATCCAGGGCATCGCCGCGTCCCCTCTTCCAACCGATCCTCCGACTCATGATGAGGAGAGGAAGGGTGGCTCCGATCTCGCGCTTGGAAACATCAGTTTATCCGCCACTGGCACGTACAATCCTCCTCAGAGCGACTCTGCTGTGACGGTCCTTACTGATGCCAAGGTCGTCCTGCCGTTGGAGGGGCTGATCGACAAGGAGGCCGAGCGGGCCAAGTTGAAGAAGTCGCTGGCGGATCTCGACAAGCAGATCGCCCCGCTGAAGGGGAAGCTCTCCAACGAAGGCTTCGTCTCGCGGGCTCCGGCCGACGTCGTGACCGCATCGCGGGCGAAGTTGGCCGAACTGGAGGCCCAGCGGGCCTCGGTCGCCGGCCTGCTGGAATCCGCTTGA
- a CDS encoding bifunctional nuclease family protein, with product MDLIRIIINENSDQHIIFLKEVDGDRMFPIVIGIFEATSIDRRVKNQTSVRPLTHDLLASTIEALGGELQDIYINELRDHTYFAKLRIRHDGDLIEVDSRPSDAIALAVAVDVPIYVAEDIIDEASQ from the coding sequence ATGGATCTAATCCGGATCATCATCAATGAGAACAGCGATCAGCATATCATCTTCCTTAAGGAAGTCGACGGCGACCGCATGTTCCCGATTGTGATCGGCATCTTCGAGGCCACCAGCATCGACCGCCGAGTCAAGAACCAGACGAGCGTTCGCCCGTTGACCCACGACCTCCTGGCCAGCACCATCGAAGCGCTGGGCGGCGAACTCCAGGACATCTACATCAACGAGCTGCGCGACCATACGTACTTCGCCAAGCTCCGGATCCGCCACGACGGAGACCTGATCGAAGTGGACTCCCGCCCCAGCGACGCGATAGCGCTGGCCGTGGCCGTGGACGTCCCCATTTACGTCGCCGAGGACATCATCGACGAGGCCAGCCAGTAA
- a CDS encoding FkbM family methyltransferase, which yields MKVRLPNGLTIHAANRIDARFIYHEIFVQECYLKHGIELLEGARVFDVGANIGMFALFVSRSLRDFELYAFEPIPETFELLRRNAEPLADKVKVFNMGLSDHSGTATFTRFPRASALATCSPSHIPQLRAARNEFIARGVRGRSSNFLGRVLEQPRRVLARALDFYFFSGEQTIQCPLKTLSEIISTHVVESIDLLKIDVENSEWEVLAGLEDADWARVRQVVLEVHDIDGRLRRVLDRLERVGFDAVADQDEWGGEFAVFNVYARRRVVPLLACRNIGEGEVGRTGRRSSMPSQDPQRRIP from the coding sequence ATGAAAGTTCGACTGCCCAACGGCCTGACGATCCACGCGGCGAATCGGATTGACGCTAGGTTCATCTACCACGAGATTTTCGTCCAGGAGTGCTACCTCAAGCACGGAATTGAGTTGCTTGAGGGAGCCCGGGTTTTCGACGTGGGGGCGAATATCGGGATGTTCGCCCTGTTCGTCTCTCGCTCTCTGCGAGACTTCGAACTTTACGCGTTCGAGCCCATACCCGAGACCTTCGAACTCTTGCGACGGAACGCTGAGCCCCTGGCCGACAAGGTCAAGGTTTTCAACATGGGCCTCTCCGATCATTCCGGCACGGCGACCTTCACCCGGTTCCCACGAGCGTCCGCGCTGGCCACCTGCTCGCCGAGCCATATCCCGCAGCTTCGGGCCGCGCGCAACGAGTTCATCGCGAGGGGTGTGCGAGGACGCTCGTCGAACTTCCTGGGTCGAGTACTTGAGCAACCCAGGAGAGTGCTCGCCCGGGCGCTTGACTTCTACTTCTTCTCCGGCGAGCAGACGATTCAGTGTCCGCTGAAGACGCTCTCCGAGATCATCTCCACCCACGTCGTCGAGTCGATCGACCTGCTCAAGATCGACGTAGAGAACAGCGAGTGGGAAGTTCTGGCGGGCCTGGAAGACGCAGATTGGGCTCGAGTTCGGCAGGTGGTCCTGGAAGTTCACGATATCGATGGCCGACTCAGGCGGGTCCTCGACAGACTCGAGAGAGTCGGTTTCGACGCCGTCGCCGACCAGGACGAGTGGGGCGGCGAGTTCGCCGTTTTCAACGTTTACGCCCGACGACGTGTCGTCCCACTTCTCGCCTGCCGCAACATTGGGGAAGGCGAGGTTGGTAGGACTGGACGCCGGTCTTCGATGCCCTCGCAGGATCCGCAACGACGGATCCCCTGA
- a CDS encoding ABC transporter permease codes for MSIASNFPIAMEQLRASRSRSLLTMVGMIIAVASTITVVSVVVGFSRYVSEYLKGWGTNAIWVAPERPAGDAGRTLGRAEIDVRDLESVMEECEALRLVSPDPRQAAISVRYGRDEVEVPLEGISVEYHAIRKFEVDVGRPLAVADIEHAHQVCLVGRETLRKLAVDEELVGQSLLLDGRRFEVVGILKEKGSLIGVSQDDVVLVPYTMAMKMYPSQRRKLAFVAMATSEEQVPEARAQITNLLRRRHGLEAHQPNDFSIRTQDEILDAFNAISLAATAMLAGIVGISLLVSGIGIMNMMLVSVTERTREIGLRKAIGAGRRDILAQFLAEAVTLSILGGGIGVALGYGLCALASQHPKMVDVVVPWWAVALGFGISAGTGTVFGLLPAVKAALLNPIDALRHE; via the coding sequence ATGTCGATCGCGAGTAATTTCCCCATCGCGATGGAACAACTCCGGGCCAGCCGGTCCCGGTCGCTGCTGACGATGGTGGGGATGATCATCGCCGTCGCGTCCACGATCACCGTGGTGAGCGTCGTCGTCGGCTTCTCACGCTACGTGTCCGAATATCTGAAAGGGTGGGGTACGAACGCGATCTGGGTCGCTCCCGAGCGTCCCGCCGGCGACGCCGGACGCACGCTCGGCCGGGCGGAAATCGACGTCCGCGACCTGGAGAGCGTCATGGAGGAGTGCGAGGCCCTCCGGCTGGTTTCTCCGGACCCGCGACAGGCGGCGATTTCCGTTCGTTACGGCCGCGATGAGGTGGAGGTTCCGCTGGAGGGGATCTCGGTCGAATACCACGCGATCCGGAAGTTCGAGGTCGACGTCGGCCGCCCGCTCGCCGTGGCGGACATCGAGCACGCACATCAGGTTTGCCTCGTCGGTCGTGAAACCCTCCGCAAGCTGGCCGTCGATGAGGAACTCGTCGGCCAGTCGCTCCTGCTTGATGGCCGTCGCTTCGAGGTCGTCGGCATTCTCAAGGAGAAGGGGTCGCTCATCGGCGTCAGCCAGGACGATGTGGTCCTGGTCCCCTACACGATGGCCATGAAGATGTATCCGTCCCAGCGGAGGAAGCTCGCTTTCGTGGCGATGGCGACCTCCGAGGAGCAGGTGCCTGAGGCTCGCGCGCAGATTACCAATCTCCTGAGGCGCAGGCATGGGCTTGAGGCGCATCAGCCCAACGACTTCAGCATCCGAACCCAGGACGAGATTCTCGATGCGTTCAACGCCATCAGCCTGGCCGCTACCGCGATGCTGGCCGGCATCGTCGGCATCTCGCTGCTGGTCAGCGGCATCGGGATCATGAACATGATGCTCGTCAGCGTGACCGAGCGCACTCGCGAGATCGGTCTGCGTAAGGCCATCGGCGCGGGGCGGCGGGACATCCTGGCCCAGTTCCTCGCTGAGGCCGTGACCTTGAGCATTCTGGGAGGAGGGATTGGAGTCGCCCTTGGCTACGGCCTCTGCGCGCTGGCGAGTCAGCATCCCAAGATGGTGGACGTCGTCGTGCCGTGGTGGGCGGTGGCTCTCGGCTTTGGGATCTCCGCCGGTACGGGGACTGTCTTCGGCCTGCTGCCCGCCGTTAAGGCGGCTCTGCTTAATCCCATCGACGCTCTGCGGCATGAGTAA
- a CDS encoding ABC transporter ATP-binding protein, producing MTRTAEPVIRLEGITKEYRVGEETVRALRGLDLRIEQNELLAIMGPSGSGKSTLMNILGCLDAPSSGRYWLEGRDVAGLTQSQLSRVRGERIGFVFQTFELLPRQTALRNVELPLVYSGARDRRARAAEALTRVGLSERMEHRPSQLSGGQRQRVAIARALVHRPSILLADEPTGNLDTQTGDEILRLFASLHDQGQTIIIVTHEPEVAERCRRVVRVRDGRVESDTTNSVTPPDRRRAAALHAPI from the coding sequence ATGACGAGAACCGCCGAGCCGGTCATCCGCTTGGAGGGGATCACCAAGGAGTATCGGGTGGGCGAAGAGACCGTCCGCGCCCTCCGAGGACTCGACCTGCGCATCGAGCAAAACGAGCTGCTCGCGATCATGGGCCCTTCGGGCTCGGGCAAGTCGACCCTGATGAACATCCTGGGTTGCCTGGATGCGCCGAGTTCCGGTCGCTACTGGCTCGAGGGGCGGGACGTCGCCGGCCTGACTCAGTCGCAACTCTCACGTGTACGGGGCGAGCGGATCGGCTTCGTGTTCCAGACCTTCGAACTGCTCCCCCGGCAGACGGCCCTTCGGAACGTCGAACTGCCGCTGGTTTACTCCGGCGCGCGGGACCGTCGCGCGAGGGCCGCCGAGGCGTTGACGCGCGTGGGGCTCAGCGAGCGGATGGAGCACCGCCCTTCTCAACTCTCCGGCGGACAGCGACAGCGGGTGGCGATCGCTCGGGCGCTCGTTCACCGTCCCTCGATCCTGCTCGCCGACGAGCCGACCGGGAACCTCGACACTCAGACGGGCGACGAGATTCTCCGCCTGTTCGCCTCGCTGCACGACCAGGGCCAGACGATCATCATCGTGACCCACGAGCCCGAGGTCGCCGAGCGCTGCCGGCGGGTCGTCCGCGTCCGCGACGGTCGGGTCGAGTCGGACACGACCAACTCCGTCACACCCCCCGATCGTCGCCGGGCTGCGGCTCTCCACGCCCCTATCTAG
- a CDS encoding efflux RND transporter periplasmic adaptor subunit: MLRFIAWLSLAGSLAAAVTVANIQRSPGSIMVDWQVVKEPPMEVGVEKPSRGRIVRKVTAPGVVEPVDEVNIGSQILGRVVAVEVKEGDVVKADDLLVKLDDTDANSRLISAQARTDRIRASITQAEDDLAKATRDEAQHDRLAGRGYSTPTELADARTLVHKCEAALQMCRRELLESDALRRISLEELKRTEIRAPIGGAVTGLSVRVGEVVIAGTVNLPGTVLMSITDPTRMRVDADVEESDVPQVRAGQVAHVYLQSDARTAIEGVVEKITAKGKKSGESIGFETRIRVDNPPPSLLAGMSATVEIEVGKAADALGVPSHAVVHRRRKDLPNTPAIRAWAERNARSLGDRPRDSESRYVKVAFVVEGGIARVRPVDLGLTDEHRVEILSGVSADERVVVSPFRALDMLMDGQEVRVVDDSRESP, encoded by the coding sequence ATGCTTCGATTCATCGCGTGGCTTAGCCTGGCCGGTTCGCTCGCCGCCGCCGTGACCGTCGCCAACATTCAACGAAGTCCCGGTTCGATCATGGTCGACTGGCAGGTCGTCAAGGAACCGCCGATGGAGGTCGGCGTTGAGAAGCCCAGCCGTGGGCGGATCGTGCGCAAGGTGACCGCCCCGGGCGTCGTGGAGCCGGTGGACGAGGTGAATATCGGCTCGCAGATCCTCGGCAGAGTCGTCGCCGTTGAGGTCAAGGAGGGGGACGTTGTGAAGGCGGACGACCTTCTTGTGAAGCTCGACGACACCGACGCCAATTCCCGGCTGATCTCCGCGCAGGCCCGCACGGACCGGATCCGGGCCTCGATCACGCAGGCCGAGGACGATCTGGCGAAGGCCACGAGAGACGAGGCCCAGCACGATCGACTCGCCGGCCGGGGATATTCCACACCCACCGAGCTGGCCGACGCGCGGACGCTCGTTCACAAATGCGAAGCCGCGCTGCAGATGTGTCGGCGCGAGTTGCTGGAGAGCGACGCCCTCCGAAGGATCAGCCTGGAAGAATTAAAGCGCACCGAGATCCGGGCCCCGATCGGCGGGGCCGTGACCGGGTTGTCAGTTCGTGTCGGCGAGGTGGTCATCGCGGGAACCGTCAACCTCCCTGGGACCGTGCTGATGTCGATCACCGACCCGACTCGCATGCGCGTCGATGCGGACGTCGAGGAATCCGACGTCCCCCAGGTGCGGGCGGGTCAGGTCGCGCACGTCTATCTGCAGTCGGACGCGCGCACGGCAATCGAGGGAGTCGTCGAGAAGATCACGGCGAAGGGGAAGAAATCCGGGGAATCGATCGGCTTCGAGACCCGGATTCGGGTCGACAACCCACCTCCTTCACTCCTGGCCGGCATGTCGGCCACGGTCGAGATCGAGGTGGGCAAGGCCGCCGACGCACTGGGCGTCCCATCTCATGCGGTGGTGCATCGCCGTCGGAAAGACCTTCCGAATACTCCGGCCATCCGCGCGTGGGCCGAGCGCAACGCCCGTTCGCTCGGGGACCGGCCGAGGGATTCGGAATCGCGATACGTCAAGGTGGCCTTCGTGGTGGAGGGAGGAATCGCTCGCGTCCGGCCGGTCGATCTGGGCCTGACCGACGAGCATCGCGTTGAGATCCTCTCCGGCGTGTCGGCCGACGAACGGGTCGTCGTCTCCCCCTTCCGAGCCCTGGATATGCTCATGGACGGCCAGGAAGTCCGGGTCGTCGACGACAGCAGGGAGTCGCCATGA